One genomic window of Dysgonomonadaceae bacterium PH5-43 includes the following:
- a CDS encoding hypothetical protein (product_source=Hypo-rule applied; cleavage_site_network=SignalP-noTM; pfam=PF05089,PF12971,PF12972,PF18998; superfamily=51445) → MRKIIIAIIAVAFSLVSSATPIDNLLNRIGGAGTSDRILTAIEASTDGKEYFTITSKDGKPKIIGDSYLSVATGINWYLKYNANVLLTWNNLTTDLSEVSLPVPETSETRSTNLKYRYYLNYCTYSYSMAFWDWERWEKEIDFMALHGINMPLALTGTEVVWRNVLINKLGYSKDEANKFIAGPAFQAWFLMNNLEGWGGANPDAWYDQQEALQKKIVARMRELNIEPVLAGYSGMVPHDINSKKGWSISNPGTWCYFQRPGFLLPTDANFNEMAKYYYDEMAELYGTSAYYSMDPFHEGGNTTGVNLDAAFKAVYNAMKNYSGNEETPQWVIQSWQENPRQEALNALEPGTLIVLDLFSDAVKKWGSSYAQSSGKKHEFVYCMLNNFGGRTGLHGRLDKTVSGFYDAKTQFPQTMLGVGATPEGIENNPMLYEALFELPWRETKVESEDWIKSYANIRYGKKNEAAEQAWSFLLNSVYACPTSQQGVSEAIICARPSLTVNSVSTWSTSNIYWEVDDVKKAAQLLLSQSESLSGKNFEYDVVDVVRQALSDYSYTLLTRINDANTAKDKEKFKALSNRFLELILNQDELLNTIPDFMLGKWINDARNLGKTKEEKDIYEKNARLLVTTWGPQASANSGGLKDYSNREWGGLLKDYYYPRWELMFNKLKAGNSAPSSSSYFNMEYTWATTPTTDNPYPYTSQNNPIETAKKIFEKYYMDINIKGSKAESFLAPVEGALSITDKQVVVYKGKTLEISFPAQGATKLFVDINANGTYESNEIFSATVKNGIASFTINEFANANVGETVLSLITDIEESSIEIGKEPVCGLSFSVPLVIMDEITEAREVSIEIAPEQNAYGSISIKGSDKLSVTNTEVVIVEAKSNIGYAFSKWTNAEGETISTDASFTYYGKDPIKLIAYFEEKGTVYNMATGQQSVTFAPALSTKEKWTIDAETIVFGDSFNQWGSTIIANGTNPFDGYTFQYYLRVDNEIKLNNSSTVATVVPDTEKGTTLRAVLTSDGSGKITTQLFVDGKGCETYSYTMASLGSICKATPYTMKVAVTLNKENSINEPQANNIYNIYGIDNRIIVENLKPEDNVSLYSIDGRKIGSLNTRLSSGTYIIVINGKSYKVSI, encoded by the coding sequence ATGAGAAAAATTATTATCGCTATTATCGCTGTTGCGTTTAGTTTAGTGTCTTCAGCAACTCCTATTGACAATCTCTTAAACCGTATTGGTGGAGCAGGAACCTCTGATAGAATTCTAACTGCAATAGAAGCATCAACAGACGGGAAAGAATATTTTACTATTACTTCTAAAGATGGGAAACCTAAAATTATAGGTGATAGTTATTTATCGGTTGCTACAGGTATTAATTGGTATCTTAAATATAATGCTAATGTGCTTTTAACTTGGAATAATCTTACAACCGATTTAAGTGAGGTGTCGCTTCCTGTGCCAGAAACTTCAGAAACAAGAAGCACTAACCTTAAGTATCGTTATTATCTTAACTATTGTACATATTCTTATTCTATGGCGTTTTGGGACTGGGAACGTTGGGAAAAAGAAATAGATTTTATGGCTCTTCACGGTATTAATATGCCTTTGGCACTAACAGGTACCGAAGTTGTTTGGCGTAATGTTTTAATAAACAAATTAGGTTATTCTAAAGACGAAGCAAATAAGTTTATCGCTGGTCCTGCTTTTCAAGCTTGGTTTTTGATGAATAACTTAGAAGGCTGGGGAGGTGCTAACCCCGATGCTTGGTATGACCAACAAGAAGCTTTACAAAAGAAGATAGTTGCTCGAATGAGAGAACTAAACATAGAACCAGTATTAGCTGGATATTCAGGAATGGTTCCTCATGATATTAATAGTAAAAAAGGTTGGAGCATTTCTAATCCTGGAACTTGGTGTTACTTCCAACGCCCTGGCTTTTTACTTCCTACTGATGCTAACTTTAACGAAATGGCTAAGTATTATTACGATGAAATGGCTGAATTATACGGAACTTCGGCTTATTATAGTATGGACCCTTTTCACGAAGGAGGAAACACTACAGGAGTTAATTTAGATGCTGCTTTCAAAGCTGTGTATAATGCGATGAAAAACTATAGCGGGAATGAAGAAACTCCTCAATGGGTTATTCAATCGTGGCAAGAGAATCCTCGTCAAGAGGCATTAAATGCTTTAGAGCCAGGAACTCTTATTGTGTTAGACTTATTTTCTGATGCTGTAAAGAAATGGGGAAGTAGCTACGCTCAGTCGTCGGGTAAGAAACACGAATTTGTTTACTGTATGCTTAATAACTTCGGTGGACGCACTGGCTTACACGGTAGATTAGACAAGACTGTAAGTGGCTTTTATGATGCTAAAACTCAATTCCCTCAAACTATGTTGGGTGTAGGTGCTACTCCAGAAGGTATTGAAAATAACCCTATGCTTTATGAAGCTTTATTTGAATTACCTTGGAGAGAAACCAAAGTAGAGTCGGAAGACTGGATAAAATCTTATGCAAACATTAGATACGGAAAGAAAAATGAAGCAGCCGAACAAGCTTGGAGCTTTTTACTTAACAGCGTGTATGCTTGTCCTACCAGTCAGCAGGGAGTTTCGGAAGCAATTATTTGCGCTCGTCCTTCGTTAACTGTAAATAGCGTTTCTACTTGGTCTACGTCTAACATATATTGGGAGGTAGACGACGTAAAAAAGGCAGCTCAACTTCTATTGTCGCAAAGCGAAAGCCTATCTGGTAAAAACTTTGAATATGATGTTGTTGATGTTGTTCGTCAGGCATTATCGGACTATAGCTACACATTATTGACAAGAATAAACGATGCAAACACAGCGAAAGATAAAGAGAAATTCAAAGCTTTGAGCAATCGTTTCTTAGAACTTATACTTAATCAAGACGAATTGTTAAACACTATTCCCGACTTTATGCTTGGCAAGTGGATTAATGACGCTCGTAACTTAGGTAAAACTAAAGAAGAAAAAGATATTTACGAAAAGAATGCTCGTCTTTTAGTTACAACTTGGGGACCTCAAGCTTCTGCCAATTCAGGAGGATTAAAAGATTACTCTAACCGAGAATGGGGAGGTTTACTTAAAGATTATTATTATCCTCGATGGGAATTAATGTTCAACAAACTTAAGGCAGGTAATTCAGCACCGTCATCTTCTTCTTACTTTAATATGGAATATACGTGGGCTACAACTCCTACAACCGACAATCCTTATCCTTATACCTCTCAAAACAATCCTATCGAAACAGCGAAGAAGATATTTGAAAAGTATTATATGGATATTAATATAAAAGGAAGTAAAGCAGAGAGTTTTCTTGCTCCTGTTGAAGGTGCTTTAAGTATAACCGACAAGCAAGTAGTTGTTTATAAAGGTAAAACTCTCGAAATTTCATTCCCTGCTCAAGGAGCTACAAAGTTGTTTGTTGATATAAATGCTAATGGAACATACGAAAGTAACGAAATTTTCAGTGCAACCGTTAAGAATGGTATTGCAAGCTTTACAATAAATGAATTTGCTAATGCTAATGTGGGCGAAACAGTTCTTTCTTTAATTACAGACATTGAAGAATCTTCTATCGAAATAGGGAAAGAACCTGTATGCGGATTAAGCTTTTCTGTGCCATTAGTTATAATGGACGAAATAACAGAAGCTCGTGAAGTTAGTATTGAAATAGCTCCCGAACAAAATGCTTACGGGAGCATTTCAATAAAAGGAAGCGATAAACTTTCTGTTACAAACACTGAGGTTGTTATTGTTGAAGCTAAGTCGAACATAGGCTACGCTTTCTCTAAATGGACAAATGCCGAAGGAGAAACCATAAGCACAGATGCTTCTTTTACTTATTACGGCAAAGACCCTATTAAACTAATTGCGTATTTTGAAGAAAAAGGAACTGTTTACAATATGGCAACCGGACAACAATCTGTTACGTTTGCTCCTGCCTTATCAACTAAAGAGAAATGGACTATAGATGCAGAAACAATAGTATTTGGAGATTCTTTCAACCAATGGGGCTCTACTATAATTGCTAACGGAACTAATCCATTTGATGGTTATACCTTTCAGTACTATTTGCGTGTCGACAACGAAATTAAATTAAACAACTCTTCGACTGTAGCAACTGTTGTTCCCGACACAGAAAAAGGAACAACCTTAAGAGCCGTATTAACAAGCGACGGGAGTGGTAAAATTACTACACAATTATTTGTAGATGGCAAAGGCTGCGAAACTTACTCTTATACTATGGCGTCTTTAGGTTCTATATGCAAGGCAACCCCTTACACAATGAAAGTTGCAGTAACTCTCAATAAAGAAAACTCTATTAACGAGCCTCAAGCCAATAATATCTATAACATTTATGGTATAGACAACAGAATAATTGTGGAAAACTTAAAGCCCGAAGATAATGTAAGCCTTTATTCTATAGATGGCAGAAAGATTGGTTCTCTTAATACTCGCCTCTCTTCAGGCACATATATTATTGTTATTAATGGCAAGTCGTATAAAGTTTCTATCTAA
- a CDS encoding uncharacterized protein YqgC (DUF456 family) (product_source=COG2839; cog=COG2839; ko=KO:K09793; pfam=PF04306; transmembrane_helix_parts=Inside_1_4,TMhelix_5_27,Outside_28_46,TMhelix_47_69,Inside_70_88,TMhelix_89_111,Outside_112_130,TMhelix_131_153,Inside_154_161), which translates to MDIVLLILAVLLIIVGIVGCVIPALPGPPISFVGILLLEFTKFADFSMALMLVLLFSVLVITVVDYIFPIYMTKKLGGTKWGTWGATIGLLLGFFLGPLGAIAGPFFGALVGELIGGSKGNIAMNSAIGSFVGFLLGTGGKLIVSGVITYYFIKALWQYCF; encoded by the coding sequence ATGGATATTGTTTTATTAATACTGGCTGTTTTGCTTATCATTGTAGGAATTGTAGGCTGTGTAATACCGGCATTGCCAGGACCTCCTATCAGTTTTGTAGGGATATTATTGTTAGAATTTACTAAGTTTGCCGATTTTAGTATGGCTCTTATGTTGGTTTTATTATTCTCAGTGTTAGTAATAACCGTTGTAGATTATATCTTTCCTATCTATATGACTAAAAAACTTGGAGGCACTAAATGGGGAACTTGGGGTGCTACAATAGGATTACTATTAGGATTCTTTTTAGGTCCACTGGGAGCAATTGCAGGTCCTTTCTTCGGTGCCTTAGTTGGCGAACTAATCGGCGGAAGCAAAGGAAATATTGCGATGAACTCGGCAATAGGTTCCTTTGTTGGCTTTTTGTTAGGTACAGGAGGCAAACTTATTGTGTCGGGAGTTATTACATACTATTTTATAAAAGCACTATGGCAGTACTGCTTTTAA
- a CDS encoding outer membrane protein OmpA-like peptidoglycan-associated protein (product_source=COG2885; cath_funfam=3.30.1330.60; cog=COG2885; pfam=PF00691; superfamily=103088) yields the protein PDMKILIEGFTSGEEDAHIGLERATVVKTYLVNRGITPNNIQIENRGKSMQLIEEINEECRLKNRRIVITNTHRN from the coding sequence ATCCTGATATGAAGATTCTAATCGAAGGCTTTACATCGGGAGAGGAAGATGCCCATATCGGTTTAGAAAGAGCTACAGTTGTTAAAACTTACCTTGTTAATAGAGGTATTACTCCCAATAATATTCAAATAGAAAATAGAGGCAAGTCAATGCAATTAATAGAAGAAATTAATGAAGAATGTCGTCTGAAAAATAGGCGAATAGTAATTACAAATACACATAGAAATTAA